In Brachybacterium fresconis, the genomic stretch GGGATAGAGCGTGTTCGCATCCGTCGCGAAGCCGCGCTGTTCGAGCTGTTCGAGCAGGGCATAGCCGTACCCGGGCGTGCGCAGCAGCTGCAGGCAGGCGAGCACGACGGTGCCGCGCCGCAGCTCTTGCAGGTGGGTGTCGACGTGCTCGCTCATGCCCGACACTATACTGTGTGAGGCACACTATTGTCTACGGGTCCGCCCGATGCGCCCCACGACGTGAACGATGGGGCACGACGACCGGCGCGCGGGCAGGCGCTGTGCTGTGGATCGAGAGTGTCGTTCCGGGCGCCTCGGCGTCCGGGGAGGCGCCCAGAACGACACCCTCGATCGCGCTGCGGGCCGGGCGATCTGCGCTGCGGGCCGGGCGATCTGTGCTGAGGGCCGGGCGATCTGCGCTGCGGGCCGGCCGATCGCGCTGCGGGCCGGCCGGCTCAGCTCACGCGCCGGCCGGCTCAGCTCACGCGCCGGCTGACGGGCCGTCCGCGGAACAGGAACTGGGTGGTGCCGTCCTCGGCCGTCGCGCGCTCCGTCGCCACGCCGTAGGTGGCGCTGACCAGCTCGGGGGCGAGGGCCTCGCGGGGCGGCCCGTCGGCCTGCACGATCCCGCCGTCGAGCAGGAGCACGCGGTCGCAGTAGCGGGCGGCGAGGTTCAGGTCGTGCAGCACGACCACGGTGGCCAGACCCCGCTCGCGCACGATCTGCAGCACGTGGTGCTGGGAGCCGATGTCGAGGTGGTTCGTCGGCTCGTCCATGAGCAGCACCCGGGGCTGCTGGGCGAGCGCGCGGGCGATCAGCACCCGCTGCCGCTCGCCCCCGGAGAGTCGGCCGAACTCGCGGCGGGCCAGGTGGCGGGCGCCGGCGCTGTCCAGAGCGTCGGTCGCGATGCTCAGGTCCGCGTCGGTCGTGGACCCGAAGGGGCCGGCGTGGGGGACCCGGCCCAGCAGCACCACGTCGGCGACGCTCAGCGGAACCTCGCCGGTGAGCTCCTGCGCCATCACCGCGATCCGTCGGGCCCGCTGTCGGCTCGTGAACCCGCGCAGATCCCTGCCCTCGAGCCGCACCTGCCCGGCGTCGGGCGTGAGGGCGCGGTGCAGGATCCGCAGGGCGGTGGTCTTGCCGCTGCCGTTGGGGCCGACGAGACCGACGACCTCGCCGGCTGCCACCGTGACGTCGACCCCGCGCAGCACCCTCGTGGTCCCGAAGGAATGATGGAGTCCGTGGGCGGCGAGAACGGGCGCGGCTGCAGGGGCGGGGTGGTCGGCGGATGCGGCGGGACCGCCAGAGGCGGGGCGCCCGGAGGCGGGGCGGCTCGAGGCGGGACGGCCCGAGGCGGGGCTGCCCGGGGCGCGACCGCCAGAGGCGGGGCTGCCCGAGGTGCGGCGGCCCGGGGCGGCCGGGTCGGCGGAGCTCACGTCTCGATCTCGAGCAGCCACTCGTGGATCCTTTCCAGCCCGTCCACGAC encodes the following:
- a CDS encoding ABC transporter ATP-binding protein; translation: MSSADPAAPGRRTSGSPASGGRAPGSPASGRPASSRPASGRPASGGPAASADHPAPAAAPVLAAHGLHHSFGTTRVLRGVDVTVAAGEVVGLVGPNGSGKTTALRILHRALTPDAGQVRLEGRDLRGFTSRQRARRIAVMAQELTGEVPLSVADVVLLGRVPHAGPFGSTTDADLSIATDALDSAGARHLARREFGRLSGGERQRVLIARALAQQPRVLLMDEPTNHLDIGSQHHVLQIVRERGLATVVVLHDLNLAARYCDRVLLLDGGIVQADGPPREALAPELVSATYGVATERATAEDGTTQFLFRGRPVSRRVS